The genomic stretch aagcaacttctctggagtacggcaataccccatttgtggtcataaactgctgtttgggcatacggcaaggatcagaagagaaggagtgccatttggcttttggagcacagatcttgctggattggtttcttgacaccatgtcacttttgcaaagttcctaaggtgtcagtacagtggaaactccccaaaagtgaatcgattcacgaaactacaccccttgaggaattcatctaggggtgtagtgagcattttgacaaaatagagattttgctgataccctcacttatttatatatacaaagtgagttttTGGGGAACTACAACGGTGTATACCACCAATTaatgttatttattatattttaggaATAGGGAAAAGAGGAAAAGAGTTGTAGTTCCTattagaaatggaaaaaaatatttaaattttattagtatatttgggttaaaataattctaaaataattctatatatttctcaatgtaggtcaaaatttatttagcagtgcagaggaccccttgtcctgcacttcAAGACCAAAATTTGTCTTATGTATGCTAATATAATACAACAATAAAGTTGGACTATTACTTGCTGAGGTAAGTATAAATCTGCTCACATAGGCATATTATATGCACTGTGTGAATCAGTATTAGCTGTCAATCActaaacattgtatcagttttgtatGTACTGGTATTTGCAATGTTTTCTGTTATTAAATAGACATTGTATCTAATTCTTGTGCTGTGCACTAAGTGAATTGCCAAAGGCTTACAATGTATTAGATATTATCCTTTAGTAACTAGACACTGTATCTGTTCCTTTCGTGCTTTACACTGAGTGTGTTAATTTAAGTTTGCTAGTCTAGAGACTTTATCAATTGATTGACAGACACTATATCTGATTCTTTGCAACGATCTTGTACCTATAAGCCTGCTATTTCATACAAGTTGTCAGTTATTTTATGTCTATCTAACGATTTTAATTCCTACAGCAGTCCATATTGTGTTGTTACACCACGCTGGTTGCATCTGTCAaaagtagtgacagtgcggtaacTTATGTGAATGAGCTCTATAGAGATTATTTTGATTGTAATGTGCTCACAGATAGTGCTCTCCTAAAGTTTGTAAGAGGCTGTTCACAGTGGCACTATGCGGTATTTAGGCTGAATAGCCTGTATGTTGTATAAAGCATGCACCAACGATCCTCTTGTTGAGATCAGCAGCAAATTGTTACGCTTATTTCACTTTTATGTGAATGAGCTCTATAGATATTATTTTGATTGTAATGTGCTCTGAGATAGTGCTCTCCTAAAATTTGTAAGAGGCTGTTCACAGTAGCACTATGCGGTATTTAGGCTGAATAGCCTGTATGTTGTATAAAGCATGCACTATCGATCCTCTTTGTAGAGATCAGCAGCAAATTGTTACGCTTGTTTCACTTTTATTTATGAACTACTTGCTGTCTGTTTTCTATGAAGGCAGCTAACAACTGCAGATTGCAATTATATGCGCTGTCAGGGGTTTACCCTGCAGCGTCTATCAAGATGTTGTATAAAGCATGCACTATCGATCCTCTTTGTAGAGATCAGCAGCAAATTGTTACGCTTGTTTCACTTTTATTTATGAACTACTTGCTGTCTGTTGTCTATGAAGGCAGCTAACAGCTGCAGATTGCAATTTTATGCGCTGTCAGGGGTTTACCCTGCAGCGTCTATCAAGATACACGTCCCACTCTCCTAATGGAAGCAGCGCTTCTTACATGTAAGTCTTTGCAGACTATTAGTTATTGATTATTGGTAATAGCATTAGGATAGGCTAGGACTCTATGCATTGAGTACATTGATATGACTGAACACCCTAGTCCGCTCTGCAAGTCAGCTGGTTTTGTGCGCGCTGTCAGGGGTTTAACCCTGCAGCGTCTATCTGGATATACGTCCCGCTCTCCTTCAGGGAGCAGCGCTTCTACATGTGAGTCTTTGCAGACTATTGATTATGTATTGTTGGTAGTAGCATTAGAATTAGGCTAGGACCTTATACATTGAGTTCATTAATATGactggacacccgacgcgcgtttcgccggcattccggcttcctcttggggaCTCTTACAAACTTTAGGAGAGCACTATCTGTGAGCACATTACAATCAAAATAATCTCTATAGAGCTCATTCACATAAattaccgcactgtcactactttTGACAGATGCAACCAGCGTGGTGTAACAACACAATATGGACTGCTGTAGGAATTAAAATCGTTAGATAGACATAAAATAACTGACAACTTGTATGAAATAGCAGGCTTATAGGTACAAGATCGTTGCAAAGAATCAGATATAGTGTCTGTCAATCAATTGATAAAGTCTCTAGACTAGCAAACTTAAATTAACACACTCAGTGTAAAGCACGAAAGGAACAGATACAGTGTCTAGTTACTAAAGGATAATATCTAATACATTGTAAGCCTTTGGCAATTCACTTAGTGCACAGCACAAGAATTAGATACAATGTCTATTTAATAACAGAAAACATTGCAAATACCAGTACatacaaaactgatacaatgtttagTGATTGACAGCTAATACTGATTCACACAGTGCATATAATATGCCTATGTGAGCAGATTTATACTTACCTCAGCAAGTAATAGTCCAACTTTATTGTTGTATTATATTAGCATACATAAGACAAATTTTGGTCTTgaagtgcaggacaaggggtcctctgcactgctaaataaattttgacctacattgagaaatatatagaattattttagaattattttaacccaaatatactaataaaatttaaatatttttttccatttctaatAGGAACTACAACTCTTTTCCTCTTTTCCCTATTCCTAAAATATaataagtgagcattttgaccccacaggtgtttcatagattttattagaattgggcagtgaaaagaaaaaaaatcctttttcttcaataagacgtagttttagctgaaaatgtttcatattctcaacaaataaatgaaaaaaagcaccccaacacttgtaaagcaacttctcctgtgtacggcaataccacatatgtggtcataaactgatgtttaggcacagagtagggctcagaagggaaggagcaccatttggcttttggagtacagattttgctggattggtttctggtcgctatgtcgcatttgcaaagtccctgtgagaccaaaacagtggatcccccccagaagtgaccccattttggaaactacacccctcaaggtattcacctaggggtgtagtgagcatattaaccccacaggtgattggcagaaattggtgtgcacgcgatgttgcagagtgaaaatggtttttcaatagatatgccaataagtggcgcccagcttgtgccactggagacacacaccccaaaaattgttaaaagggttatcccgggtatggcgatgccatatatgtggaagtaaactgctgtttgggcacactgtagggttcagaagggaggtagcgccatttggcttttggagcgtggattttgcttgtagtagttttgtttggagtcttactggtgtttccgtttataatgtgggggtacatgtaaggcgggctggagtatataaggggcatagtcagatggtatagtggggtaaaaaaaaacaataaaataatccatagatgtgtgttacgctgtgacacaatcctttctgcacaggccggtgttggactaataaatggtccttacttattccccttttggtccgcactccgcacctttgaagttttgggaatcttgctgggtagtgttgtcctggtataatacgggcgccccacttccagcagatatgtttgggccctccccttcctggttccctaattttaggggccttgataattcgccacttgaaacagaagaaatgttcccctcgggccggcacaactgcatattttttatttcctaacttattggtgccttgactaattttattttttcatagacgtagtggtatgaggctgtttttttttgtgcgacgagctgtagtttttattggtaccattttggggtgcatgcgactttttgatcacttgttatcctttttttttgggaggcaaggtgaccaaaaaacagcaattctggcatatttttttagttctttttatacagcgttcaccatgtgttataaattacatgttagctttattctgcgggtcagtccgattccggtgatacctaatttatagcactttttatgttttacaactttttgcacaataaaataacttttgtaaagagaatggatttttactgtcgccaagttgtgagagccataatggttttaaatttttcgttgacggagctgtatgagggcttgtttttagcgagacgagttatagtttttatagacaccatttttgggtacatgcgactttttgatcactttttatttcaatttttggaagacaaagtgaccaaaaaatagcaattatgtcagtattttttagttattttttttacgccgttcactgtgcggaataaataacatcatatttttatagttcaggtcgttacggtcgcagcgataccaaatatgtatggctttattatttttatcaataataaatgacttgataagggaaaaagggcgattgtgttttgtgttattatttgaaacttttattgtattttttacaacttttatttttacttttttttacacttttctttagtcccactaggggacttgaagatccaactgtttttttgatgttctaatacattgcactacctatgtagtgcaatgtattagaactgtcagttgttcactgacagcaagccgatcaggctccgcctccgggcggggcctaatcggctaacgtaatggcagataggaagccattgttaggcaacctgttgccatagtagcagtcgccagccttgccatcgcatggcaaggctgccgattgcatacaaaccactttgatgcagcgattgcattgaatcgctgcattgaaggggttaacggcaggaatcggagctagctccggttcctgccaatagatcggggtgtccgctgtaacatacagcggacacccactgctgatgacgccggctcagtttctgaaccggaagctgagccgacgccatcttgccgatggtaccggaagcctcctgggccccgccgacgacgggacataggaggattccgttacaggctgatcaggaggtaagtattagccctccgatcgcctttgcagccaccggcaacccagcgatcacgttgctgggatgccgatggctataaactcctgacatgctgcgatctctattgaacgcagcatgtgaggggttaatcggtcggatcggaggctagctccgttcctggccgatacctcagggtgccagctgtaacatacagctgtcacccggcggtgatgtcgctggctcagctcctgagccagcttcatctccatgacgtacagttacgtggagatgcgggaaaaggccatctcccatgacgtaactgtacgtgaaattgcgggaaggggttaaagtgaccccgccagtcaaagctcccaaccgtatgcccctggggagctgaaaagctctatacagtgatctgaatgtactataattattaaccccttgatgttgcaacctattttgtcttttaagcagcaaatattttttttcgcttttgtctcccttcattgtgaccattttgtggtacatttaaattaacatttaaagtgtagctaaacgttcgacaaactactgacatgtcatagagacatgtcagaagtttagattggtgggcgtccgagcactgagaaccccaacaatcgctagattgaagcagctgaatcactcgtgtgagcgctgagccgcttcatgtctattcggccagcagccataccgttaaggcggtaccgtccagtgggtccacgtacccaacgttacAGCCAAATGGAGCTTCTTCCGTTCTAagcactgccgtgtgcccaaacagcagtttatgaccacatatggggtattgccgtactcgggagaaattgctttacaaatgctggagttctttttttcctttatttgttgagaaaatgagaaattttgagctaaagctacgttttattcaagaaaagggattgtttttattttcactgcccaattctaataaattctatgaaacatctgtggggtccaaaaattcactacacccctagatgaattcctcaaggggtgtagtttcctaaatggagtcactttttgggcgttttcattgtttttggtccctcaggggctttgcaaatgtgacatggcctctgtaaactattcctgctaaatgtgatctcaaaaagccaaatggcgctctttcccttctgagccccaccgtttgtccatgtagattgtgccacctagcgccccatgtagatagtgccacacacgtccctgtatatagtgccacacatgcccctgtagataatgccgcagtgccctctatatacagggtgtactgcatcaatatatacagggggtactgcaccattatatacagggggtactgtctcattatatacaatgtcacagtaccccctgtagatggcgccacacagcacccatgtagattgtgtcacccccactgtatatagtgctcagtggcggattatcattagggcgtttcgggcggtcgcccggggcccaaggctgccagggggcccaaggctcccagggggcctatgaccgcccgaaccccctcatgcccagtggcgtcgctagcaccggagggagccccggtgccaggaccgcacctgtcaggcgaggggagctttgcttctacttagcagccgtggtctgtgctgctttagaagctccccctccagccacccttccctgctctaaacatctctcctctgctgctagctgtcgggacatgggggaggggagactgtcggcgggctctgtgctgtgagcaggagaagagctgcagtgaagacataaaaggtaagtacatgtgtgtttaatgtccatattcatgtatgtttaatgtccatattcatgtatgtttaatatccatattcatgtgtgtttaatgtccatattaatgtatgtttaatgtccatattcatgtatgtttaatgtccatattcatgtgtttacaaggtgtactttgtgtataacgtgcatactcgtgtataatgtgcctactttgtgtataatgtgcatactcgtgtgtactttgtgtactatgcatactttgtgtataatgtgcctactttgtgtactttgtgcataatgtgtgtactttgtgtactgtgcatactttgtgcataatgtgcgtactttgtactgtgcgtactttgtgcataatgtgtgtactgtgcgtactttgtgcataatgtgcgtactttgtgcataatgtggtactttgtgtactgtgcatactttgtgcataatgtgcctactttgtgcattatgtgcgtactttgtgtactttgtgcataatgtgcgtactttgtgcataatgtgcctactttgtgcataatgtgcgtactttgtgtactttgtgcataatgtgcgtactttgtgcataatgtgcctactttgtgcataatgtgcgtactttgtgcataatgtccttactttgtgcataatgtccttactttgtgcataatgtgcgtactttgtgcataaagtggtactttgtgtactgtgcgtactttgtgcataatgtgcctactttgtgtactttgagcataatgtgcgtactttgtgcataatgtggtactttgtgtactgtgcgtactttgtgcataatgtgcataatgtgcgtactttgtgcataatgtgcgtactttgtgcataatgtgcgtactttgtgtactgtgtgtactttgtgcataatgtgcgtactttgtgcataatgtgcgtactttgtgcataatgtgcctactttgtgcataatgtgcatactttgtgcataatgtgcgtactttgtgtactgtgtgtactttgtgcataatgtgcctactttgtgtactagtgtttaggtagtgttagcaatagttacggcgcggcagggtggtggtggagaaggggggcccaagtttgggtaacagcccagggcccatggtcttcttaatccgccactgatagtgctatcccccttcccctgtagatagcacctctgaagctccctccagaagaggaatcccctctatttatttttttcataaatcataattttgctacaataacattgagacgttcttattcctccaggttcatgaggacagatctatggaagactcagtattattattattgacagtaatgaagacaaaaacaggtttcaggtggtagaaaatgactttactaaaccgttttataagccaacaaacaaggaccatgaggatagtaaacagtccgctgcttctctctccttgtggtaagatgatattggggagaaaggttggaggtggtggatgtcttggcacttggttgtatttctggagcctctgcagtttgagatgttcctgctcggctgtgacgtgccattccacctcgctgtagagtccactggtcataaacggttcttgcAGTTCTTTCTTcccgtttgtaagatttttttttgagaaaggttggagctgatggacgtcttggcacttggtcgccatctctggagtacatcagtttaggatgttcccagagaagttcctgctcggctgtgacgtgccattccacctcgtctctagtgtccactgtttataaacggttcttgtagttcgtcctccctgatgtaagatgatattttggagaaaggtcggagatggtggatgtcttggcacttggtcgccatctccagatcttctgcagtttgggatgtgataactgcttggctatggcgcgccattccacatcattgtataaaactggaaataagagaaagtaaacctgtaactatatggacaaatcttctaatatttctaaaacattattagatgataatggagacagtagtgaccataacagctaaacccagtggtagtagtcatcattgtctgggcaaggtccaagggggcagagggtaGGTAGTGGagtggttatttcctcacatttatgggggggggggatccccttttaacccgttagtgaccggcccatagtgtttctttaaaacggacaggcatctgggtgtgcggtctgatgaaagcgtgtcatgtcaccgtccacgatgatcctcattatactccagagtcctggttcttctccctcttggagatggtgaagcttttccgggtaattgttatagataaactctaagaaaagaaacacatatccacattataaaccccatgattgtagagatgaataataatgttattacgaggtctggtatacgaagtgataatgaggtgacgtctacttacctgcatattctgatagtagctcaatacattcaccagcatgaggaccaacatcgaccactccatgatctttgctgtcatttcactgatctgtgaaaaaatatcaaaattaatacattaaaaattgcacaaaacaagaactttccacccggggcgaggttttgctgcattcatgtttattgcatactccatgtgactgacggcgatgccaaaatggacctgacccattgtcatgtgacaccatatccattacattgcgggcgtcacgatcaccatggtgctgagaataagcacaaagattataggtccaattgttttcctatagaacggcttctaggggtgcaaataaaatctgtacatagctttacacattgatctccagcgcacaggtgggtgtatacggataccctacttccaatgactggtaatttattatataggaaaataacgtttaataagcgtcttatagaatttactacatatttatgtgagataaatgttaatataatacatatatagcaaggacagtaccgcttgctttctattcagtatgttcctgcaagaagctgaacaatgttaccagatggcgctgtgttacaccagcatgtcgccatctgacggacaagatcagaaaatgaagggaaatgatcacctcaagatctgatgtttcctacatgtgaacctaaagacaaggacaattggattccattcaaatattatttaagaaaggatacagaaaacgactaaggtcatggccattatgcaggacgccagtctgaaatggctgatgactcttcggctttcgggcactttgtagaggagtatggactgccaaaggttgtaaaggctgccaaacccgaatgcaatgaaagcggaaatccggtgagtcattggataacagtaggtctagaaaacaagcagacagaggtcagagcaaatcttatggaactaatcactaattttccctcagaacttcccaataaatcctaaataacgtgttctgatataataaccacagagacataatggatatagaggttggtctcttgcttgtgactcctttctattagacacatctattacatggtcgtccattcattggaataagccatgtaataccactttatgatgtggccacccggtaataaacactgatcatgatcaccaggggttcagctgattgccagcgggtcgctatttagtgaagatgggacaaccccatcaatgtaaaacatttattaacttaccgaaaatgtagccatcacggctgtcccgacgcatgatgaccatccaattgccatgaggatcttttaaaccaaggtctgacgatccccaaaggcttcagcatggaacataatgaacttataatgtagaaacgtcaggcccagagctgaaaaagagaaaataagccaaataaatcctgtaccatgcaaaacgtgtaaaacaacctaataacatctatgacgcgcggaccaagcgctaaacccaacaagaaacatacaataatggacgagaacatttatctgcatcgtctgatccggacaattattatcagttgaaatgaacaaaacgttatttattttttagaaaaatctgattactgctgcatgaagagaatatgcgtatatcaaagttgctgcagttaaaaagctcgtagttggatcttgggaatcgagctggcggtccgccgcgaggcgagctaccgcctgtcccagcccctgccttcCTACAACCACATCCTTCATCTCCGAGGACTGTTCCTACAACCACATCCTTCATCTCCGAGGACTGTTCCTACAACCATATCCTTCATCTCCAGGGACTTTTCCTACAACCAAATCCTCCATCTCCACTGGATCCAGCAGCTGTGGCCCGTGTATTGACATGGATATGAGTTGGACACGCCACATGGCTTGCTCTGCTGAGGGTAGCCTCAAGCTCATTATGtggcagaaaaatgaaagaacatAAATTTTCACGccccaaaaaaaatagatttcctGTCTGGCCTTCAAAATGGTCAAGACAGTGTGGAGATTTTAACAACTTTGGCTCCAAGAAACAAGATATTCTCttatccaaaaaatggaataacgaAAGCCTAAAGAATGACCATAAGCACCAGCAGATTGAAGGCAATCAAGCCGAAGCACGCAAGAGAAAGACATTTGCTGGTGAGACCTCAGGAACAAAATCTGGACAAGACGCCGTAAAAGAAGGAAAGCTTAACCGTTACAAGAAATGTTGTTTTTCTTCTGGCGTTTCTCTACATACAAATACAGTGACCCCATCGCACGCCGCAAAGCAGAATAAACTTTGTGGTAAGAAGGCGACTTCAAGACTCGTGTCCGTAAATAATCTCGTACATGAAGACTCTGCTAGTGTGCCACCAAAGAAGATCACGAAGGCGCGGAGACACAAGGATGAAAGTGCCCGCAGCCTCGTGGCTGCTAAGAGTCAAGGAAATAGACGTTCTCCTTTATATAAAGAAAGACGCTCTGGCGGTTTATGGCTGCTGAAAATCTGTGATTTGCTTAATATCGGAAGAGGATCTTCATTTATGATGCAGAAAAAACTCTTTCAGATTGCAGCCTGTGGTAAATTACAGTCTGAGAAGCTCAGAGCAAGAAAGACGACAAACTATAGACTACTGGATTTTAACTGGATGTGGTTTCAGAAAGGTTTTTGGAACTGCTGCAAGAAGACTCTGAGAAGCCGGATCCGTAAAGTGGTCTCTTATTTGAAGTTGCAACTTCAGAAACACATAAGGGCCGGACGGAGGTCGTACGATATGAACAATAACACTTCAGGAATTTTATACGAGATCCCACAATGCACTACCAAAAGCTGCCTACGAGATGACGTTGTCAAGCTGCAGAATGTGGAAGCTCCGTTTGGAAATGCTGCATCAAGCATAGCTCTGTTAAGAGACAGCCAGCAACCGCTGCTCTGCACTCCTGCTCAGTGGTGCGGCGCGGACACCTTAACCAAGAAAACAAGTGATAATCCAGCGCACAACCAGCCAGATGACTTGTGTGTATTGCTTACCGAAAAAGAGGTATATATATCTTGCCAGGAAGAAACGACTGCTCATGGCGAGAAGGACGATGAA from Rhinoderma darwinii isolate aRhiDar2 chromosome 10 unlocalized genomic scaffold, aRhiDar2.hap1 SUPER_10_unloc_11, whole genome shotgun sequence encodes the following:
- the LOC142697937 gene encoding uncharacterized protein LOC142697937 — its product is MKEHKFSRPKKNRFPVWPSKWSRQCGDFNNFGSKKQDILLSKKWNNESLKNDHKHQQIEGNQAEARKRKTFAGETSGTKSGQDAVKEGKLNRYKKCCFSSGVSLHTNTVTPSHAAKQNKLCGKKATSRLVSVNNLVHEDSASVPPKKITKARRHKDESARSLVAAKSQGNRRSPLYKERRSGGLWLLKICDLLNIGRGSSFMMQKKLFQIAACGKLQSEKLRARKTTNYRLLDFNWMWFQKGFWNCCKKTLRSRIRKVVSYLKLQLQKHIRAGRRSYDMNNNTSGILYEIPQCTTKSCLRDDVVKLQNVEAPFGNAASSIALLRDSQQPLLCTPAQWCGADTLTKKTSDNPAHNQPDDLCVLLTEKEVYISCQEETTAHGEKDDEPIPLTFDKLQHCANDTFVCQNNASMETVENGDESCPMDLDDSTDSDVFSAKLLDHPYCKSPMQQTTSEGLDILAKQGLQNGQKILRYVPDEQIASSICDFLNEVMKKYGSLIPVSENDVLTRLKEVFHQDFSHRMSHISKEMAKYRAKISRNIGCGFRIGYNKHTLYMEDLVTLDEQQWLNDQIINMYGDLIMDAAPDMIHFFNTF